ACAACCTTGCCTACGCGCTGATGCTGCGTGATGTCCGCGAGCAGGTGCTGTTGCCGCAACTGGCGCAGATCATCGAGCGCCTGACCACGCTCGCCCATGCCTGCGCCGATTACGCCATGCTGGCCCGCACCCACGGCCAGCCAGCCACGCCGACCACGCTTGGCAAGGAACTGGCCAACGTGGTAGCCCGCCTGCGCCGGCAGCAAGATCGCCTGGCGCAGGTTCAGATTCTGGGCAAGTTCAACGGCGCCGTGGGTAATTACAACGCTCACCTGGCTGCCTACCCGCAGCTCGACTGGCCGACGCTGGCAGCGCAACTGGTCAGCGGGCTGGGACTGGAGTTCAACCCCTACACCACGCAGATCGAGCCCCACGACTGGATGGCCGAGTTGTTCGACGCCCTCGCCCGCTGCAACACGATCCTGATCGACCTGTGCCGGGACCTGTGGGGTTATGTGTCACTGGGCTACTTCCGCCAGCAGCTGGTGGCCGGCGAAGTCGGCTCGTCCACCATGCCGCACAAGGTGAATCCGATTGATTTCGAGAATGCCGAGGGCAACCTGGGCCTGGCCAACGCCCTGCTGGACCACCTGTCGCGCAAGCTGCCGATCTCGCGCTTCCAGCGAGACCTGACCGACTCCACCGTGCTGCGCAATGTTGGGGTGGCCACCGGCCACGTGCTGCTGGCCTGCCAGTCACTGCAAAAAGGCCTGGGCAAGCTACAGGTTGACCCGG
This Immundisolibacter sp. DNA region includes the following protein-coding sequences:
- the purB gene encoding adenylosuccinate lyase, translated to MPTSDLTALSPLDGRYRDKTAALRPLASEFGLIRYRLRVELAWLRVLAAAAPINELPPLSEKALERLTAIESDFDQAAAARVKALEESTNHDVKALEYFILEQFQSEPELAAARGFVHFACTSEDINNLAYALMLRDVREQVLLPQLAQIIERLTTLAHACADYAMLARTHGQPATPTTLGKELANVVARLRRQQDRLAQVQILGKFNGAVGNYNAHLAAYPQLDWPTLAAQLVSGLGLEFNPYTTQIEPHDWMAELFDALARCNTILIDLCRDLWGYVSLGYFRQQLVAGEVGSSTMPHKVNPIDFENAEGNLGLANALLDHLSRKLPISRFQRDLTDSTVLRNVGVATGHVLLACQSLQKGLGKLQVDPAALARDLDSAHEVLAEAIQTAMRRYGVENPYEQLKALTRGQAITADALAGFIDSLPLPADEKARLAALTPANYIGLAAQLAREI